The following are from one region of the Klebsiella aerogenes genome:
- a CDS encoding thiamine pyrophosphate-binding protein, whose protein sequence is MSEMITVGDAIARTLEQYHVEAIYGVISIHNLPIADAVGQREKIRFVPARGEAGSVTMADAHGRFSGLGVALTSTGAGAGNAVGALVEAMNACTPLLHLTGQVEKAWLDADTGFIHETRDQLTFLKASSKRAYRISNANQAVAILHKAIQEAQTPPCGPVSVEIPIDIQSAKIPLSLLTAPLKTAPSAAPEASMVDALWTQLKQAKQPLLWLGGGALESGEAVKALADAGVTVISSTHGRGILADSHRASLRAFHNSPSVEALISQCDFTLVAGSRLRSNETRSWTLELPTPRVQIDIDPAAASRNYLMDNTLVADCRALLSALAERVQGRMWGNAQWDNQLKEAVAVAEHGLREQCGAYAKLNDAIAQALPDDGILVRDITVSGSLWGSRLFRAHGPLMNIHSLAGAIGMGLPMAIGTAIANPQHKVVGLVGDGGLSLNLGELATLAQEKANVTLLIMNDGGYGVMRGIQDKYFGGRQYYNELHTPDFTLLAQAIGLQAWSVERAEDFQAVMTEALAMPGPSVVEIKMGQIGALRFAGPPQKTLY, encoded by the coding sequence CCCGGCGCGCGGCGAAGCCGGTTCGGTGACCATGGCCGACGCCCACGGGCGTTTTTCCGGGTTGGGCGTCGCATTGACCAGTACCGGCGCAGGCGCGGGCAACGCGGTCGGCGCGCTGGTGGAGGCGATGAACGCCTGTACGCCGTTGCTGCACCTTACCGGACAAGTCGAAAAGGCCTGGCTGGATGCCGACACCGGCTTTATCCATGAAACCCGCGATCAGCTGACCTTCCTGAAAGCCAGCTCGAAGCGCGCTTATCGCATCAGCAACGCCAACCAGGCGGTGGCTATCCTGCATAAAGCGATTCAGGAAGCGCAAACGCCGCCGTGCGGCCCGGTCTCGGTGGAGATCCCCATTGATATTCAAAGTGCGAAAATTCCGCTTTCTCTGCTTACCGCGCCGTTAAAAACCGCCCCGTCTGCGGCACCGGAAGCGTCGATGGTTGATGCGCTGTGGACTCAACTTAAGCAGGCGAAGCAGCCGCTGCTGTGGCTCGGCGGCGGCGCTTTAGAGAGCGGTGAAGCCGTGAAAGCGCTCGCGGATGCCGGGGTGACAGTGATTTCCAGCACCCATGGCCGCGGTATCCTGGCGGATAGTCATCGCGCCAGCCTGCGCGCGTTCCATAATTCACCGTCGGTTGAAGCGCTGATCTCACAATGTGATTTCACCCTGGTTGCCGGTTCGCGACTGCGCAGTAACGAAACGCGCTCATGGACGCTGGAACTACCGACGCCGCGGGTGCAGATTGATATCGATCCGGCGGCGGCTAGCCGTAACTACCTGATGGACAATACGTTGGTCGCGGACTGCCGCGCGTTATTAAGCGCGCTGGCGGAGAGAGTGCAGGGCAGAATGTGGGGTAACGCGCAGTGGGATAACCAGCTTAAAGAAGCGGTGGCGGTCGCGGAACATGGGCTGCGCGAACAGTGCGGCGCCTATGCCAAATTGAATGATGCGATTGCTCAGGCGTTGCCGGATGACGGTATTCTGGTACGTGATATTACCGTGTCCGGCAGCCTGTGGGGCAGCCGTCTGTTCCGTGCGCATGGCCCGCTGATGAATATTCATTCGCTGGCAGGCGCCATCGGCATGGGGCTGCCGATGGCGATCGGCACCGCGATTGCCAATCCGCAGCACAAAGTGGTCGGCCTGGTCGGCGACGGCGGCCTGAGCCTGAACCTTGGCGAACTGGCGACGCTGGCGCAGGAGAAGGCGAACGTGACGCTGCTGATTATGAATGACGGCGGCTACGGCGTGATGCGCGGCATTCAGGATAAGTATTTTGGTGGCCGTCAGTATTACAACGAGCTGCATACTCCGGACTTTACGCTGTTGGCGCAGGCGATCGGCCTGCAGGCGTGGAGCGTTGAGCGGGCGGAGGATTTCCAGGCGGTGATGACCGAAGCGCTGGCGATGCCGGGGCCGTCGGTGGTGGAAATCAAAATGGGCCAGATCGGCGCGCTGCGCTTTGCCGGTCCGCCGCAGAAGACGTTGTATTAA